From the Thermus brockianus genome, the window GAAGACCCCAGGACCATCACCAAGGCCCTCACCCTCATGCGGGTGGCCCGCAGCTATGAGCGGCTTGGGGACCATTTGGAAAACGTGGCGGAGCGGGTCATCTACTGGCTCACGGGGGAAATCTACAAGGCCCCGGAGGACGCTTACTGACATGGCCGGCGCCCAAGACCCAGAGGCGGTGCTGGCGGCCATCGCCCTTTGGCCCGAGCCCGACCGCTCCTTGGCCCTCCGCCTCCACGCCCTCGTCCAGGAAGCGGCCCCCCACCTCACCCTGCGGCTTTGGTACGGCATGCCGGCCTACGCCCTTAAGGGCAAGGTGGTTTGCTTCTTCCAGCCCGCCCACCGTTTTAAAACCCGCTACGCCACCTTGGGTTTCACCGACCAGGCTCGGTTGGACCAGGGGAGGATGTGGCCGGTGGCCTTCGCCCTAAAGGACCTGGGCCTCGAGGAGGAGGCCCAGGTCCAAGCCCTTCTGCGCCGGGCCGTGGGCTAGTCCGCTTCCACCTCCTCCGCCGCCTGGCGGCGGCCCGCTTTCCATTCCAGCCCCGCCCAGATAAAGTCCAAGAGGTCCCCGTCCAGGACGTTTTGCGGGTCAAAGCGCATGAGGCCGGTGCGGTGGTCCTTCACGTACTGCTTGTCCAGGACGTAGCTACGGATCTGGCTTCCCCACTCAATGGGCCGCACCTCCCCCTTGAGCTTGCGAAGCTCCTCCTGCTTCTTCTTCCACTCCAGCTCAAAAAGCCGGGAGCGGAGGACCTTCATGGCCAGTTCCTTGTTCTTGATCTGGCTCCGGGTGGCCTGGCAGGTGACGGTGATGCCCGTGGGCAGGTGAACGATGCGCACCGCCGAGTCCGTGGTGTTCACCCCTTGGCCCCCGTGGCCTTGGGAGCGGAACACGTCAATGCGCAGGTCCTCGGGGCGGATCACCACCTCCACGGTATCGTCCACCTCCGGCATCACCTCCACCCCGGCGAAGGAGGTGTGGCGGCGGCCCGAGGCGTCAAAGGGGGAGGGGCGCACCAGGCGGTGGACCCCCGCCTCGGGGGAAAGGAGGCCGTAGGCGTTCTCCCCCTTGATGAGGAGCTGGGCGTAGTCAATCCCCGCCTCCGGCCCCGGGGTGAGGTCCACCACCTCCACCTGGAAGCCCTGGCGCTCGGCGAAGCGGGTGTACATCCTTAGGAGCATCTCCGCCCAGTCGCAGGCTTCCGTGCCCCCCGCCCCGGGCTGGATAGTGAGGATGGCGTTCTTCTCGGCGTGGGGGAAGGCGAGGAGGGTTTCGTGGTAGAGGTCCTCTAGCTTTCCGGCCGCCTCCTCCAGCTCGGGCCTTAGGGCCTCCCGCTCCTCGGCGGGAAGCTCCTCCCAAAGCTCCAGGAGGCCCTGGAGGTCGCTTTCCAGCTGGCGGAAGGTGTCCACCACCCGCCGGTGGCGGGCTGCTTCCTGGCTTATCCGGCGGGCCTCCTCCGGGTTCTGCCAGAGGGTGGGGTCCTCGAGGCGCTGGTTTAGCTCTTTGAGCCGGGCTTCCTTTCCGGGGATGTCAAAGATACCCCCGGAGGCTCTCTAGGCGTTTGGCGAGAAGGTCCAGGTCCATACCGCTTTCAGTATACCGCAAAACCCCCTCTTGATAATACCTCGCGCAACATTTATTATAAGTAAACCGGAGGTGGTAGCATGGAGCTCGGGGAACTCGTTCAAAGGCTTCGTCAAGACTACCCCAAGGGGCTTTCCGGGGAGCGGGACGCCCTGGTGACCCTCTTGGTCCAGCGGGGCTACCCCCACGCCGAGGCGGTGCGCCTGGCCCAGGCCCTCGAGGCCCAGGGCTACGCCCACTTCCTCCCCGGGGCCAAAAGCCGCTGGTTCTTCACGGAAAAACCCTTAGACCTCCAGGCCCTGATGCGGGCTTTGGACCAGGAGTACCGGGAGTTCGTGGGCGAAGGGGACGAGGAGGAAGAAGCCCTCGCCTTCCTCACCGCCCAGCTGGAAGGGGACCGGGCAGTGGCCCGGGAGGTGCTGGAGGCCCTCCGCCTGGCGGGCTACGTGGAAACCGCCTACAGTCCCGAGCTGGAAAGGAACCGGCTTTTCTTCCGGTTCCCCGAAGCCTTAAGGCTTTGGGGCTAGTCTGCCGCCTGGGCCAAGACCATCTCCGCCGTGCTCACCCGGGCTCCCAGGGCCTTGAGGCGCTCCTCCAGGTGCTCGTACCCCCGCTCCAGGAAGTAGACCCCCTCAATCTCCGTGGTCCCTTCCGCGCTCAAGGCCGCCACCACCAAGGCCCCGCCAGCGCGGATGTCCAGGGCCTTCACCTGGGCCCCGTGGAGGCGCCGGCCGTGGACCAAAAGCGTCCGGTCCCGGAGGTAGAGCTCCGCCCCCATGCGGGCCAGCTCCCCCACGTGGGTGAAGCGGTCGGGATAAACCCGGTCGCTCACGGCGCTTTGCCCGGGCACCGTGGCCAGGTAGGCGGTCACAATGGGCTGCAGGTCCGTGGGGAAACCGGGGTACTCCCGGGCCTCCACGGAAAAAGGCGCGGGCTCGGGGGTGGCCGCGAAACGGATCCAGTCGGGCCCCACCACCAGGCGGTGCCCCGCCTGGTGGAGCTTGTCCAAAAGGGCGTCCAGGTGGTCGGGCCGCACCTCCCGCAGGGTAATGGACCCCCGGGTGGCCGCCGCCGCCAGGAGGTAAGTGCCCGCCTCTATGCGGTCCGGGATGATGCGGTAGCGCCCCCCCCTTAGGCGGCTTGCCCCTTTCACATGCACAATGGCGCTCCCCAGGCCCCGAACCTCCACCCCCAGCATGGAGAGGAAGCGGCCGAGGTCCTCCACCTCCGGTTCCATGGCCGCCTGGACCAAGGTGGCCTCGCCCCCCAAGGCCACGGCCAGCATGGCCTGCTCCGTTCCCCCCACCGTGGGCAGGTCAAAGACCACCCGCCCCGAAAGGGGGCGCAGGCGCCGGGCGTAGAAGGTCCCTTCCTCCTCCACCACCTCGGCCCCCAAGGCCCGGAGGGCCTTCACGTGCTGGTCCACGGGGCGGGCGCCGAAAGCGCACCCCCCGGGCAGGGAGATCCTGCCCTCCCCTACCCGGGCCAAGAGGGCACCCCAGACGATGAAGCTCGCCCGCATCTGCCCCACCAGCTCGTAAGGGGCGTGGGTGTTGCGGATCTCGGGGGTGTGGAGGTGCAGGGTACGCCCTTCCCACTGGTAATGGGTCCCCAGGTGGGCGAGAAGCTCCAGCATCACCTCCACGTCCCGAAGCCTGGGCACCTCCACCAGGGTGATGGGTTCCGGGGTGAGGAGGCTTGCCGCCAGAATGGGCAAGGCGGCGTTTTTAGCCGGGTAGACCCGAAGCTCCCCGGACAGGGGAGATCCCCCTTCAATCCGCAGAATCCGCCTCCCCGTGTCCGTGAGCATCATACTCACCTTACTCAAGATGAGGATATACAGGGGCATGTGCATTGTCAAGGCGATGCGGTTTTTGCTACACTACCCGCCAAGGAGCGGTATGCCCAAGAAGGAGAAGAAGCGGCTACAGGTGGTCATCTCCGAGGAACAGGACGCCCTCTTGACCCGGGCGGCCTACGCCCTCTCCAGCCCCGAGCGCCTGGTTTCCAAGTCGGAGGTGGTGCGCCTGGCCATCGCCAAAATCGTCCAGGAACTGGAGCAAGGGAAGGAGGAGCTGGCCGAACTCCTGAAACGCCTGGAACCCGAGGAAGAAACCTCCTAAAATGACCCGGATGCTCCTGGCCGGGCGGTACCGCCTCGAGGCCCCCCTGGGTTCCGGGGGTATGGCCGAGGTTTGGCAAGCCCTGGACGAGCGCTTGGGGCGCCGGGTGGCGGTCAAGCTCCTCCACCCCCGCGCCTTGCCTCCCGAGCGGGAGCGGTTTCTCCTGGAGGTACGGGCCCTTTCCCGCCTCTTCCACCCCGGCATCGTCCAAGTGTTGGACCTGGGGGAGGAGGAGGGGCGGCCCTACTTCGTCATGGAGCTGGTGGAAGGGGGCACCTTTGACCGGCTGGGCCCCTTTGAGGAGGGGCCGGAAGGGGATCGCATCCTCCTGGCGGCCGCCCAGGTCATGGAGGCCCTGGCCCACCTCCACGCCCAGGGCATCCTCCACCGGGACCTCACCCCCAAAAACATCCTCC encodes:
- a CDS encoding iron chaperone, giving the protein MAGAQDPEAVLAAIALWPEPDRSLALRLHALVQEAAPHLTLRLWYGMPAYALKGKVVCFFQPAHRFKTRYATLGFTDQARLDQGRMWPVAFALKDLGLEEEAQVQALLRRAVG
- the prfB gene encoding peptide chain release factor 2 (programmed frameshift), whose protein sequence is MDLDLLAKRLESLRGYLDIPGKEARLKELNQRLEDPTLWQNPEEARRISQEAARHRRVVDTFRQLESDLQGLLELWEELPAEEREALRPELEEAAGKLEDLYHETLLAFPHAEKNAILTIQPGAGGTEACDWAEMLLRMYTRFAERQGFQVEVVDLTPGPEAGIDYAQLLIKGENAYGLLSPEAGVHRLVRPSPFDASGRRHTSFAGVEVMPEVDDTVEVVIRPEDLRIDVFRSQGHGGQGVNTTDSAVRIVHLPTGITVTCQATRSQIKNKELAMKVLRSRLFELEWKKKQEELRKLKGEVRPIEWGSQIRSYVLDKQYVKDHRTGLMRFDPQNVLDGDLLDFIWAGLEWKAGRRQAAEEVEAD
- the murA gene encoding UDP-N-acetylglucosamine 1-carboxyvinyltransferase; translation: MMLTDTGRRILRIEGGSPLSGELRVYPAKNAALPILAASLLTPEPITLVEVPRLRDVEVMLELLAHLGTHYQWEGRTLHLHTPEIRNTHAPYELVGQMRASFIVWGALLARVGEGRISLPGGCAFGARPVDQHVKALRALGAEVVEEEGTFYARRLRPLSGRVVFDLPTVGGTEQAMLAVALGGEATLVQAAMEPEVEDLGRFLSMLGVEVRGLGSAIVHVKGASRLRGGRYRIIPDRIEAGTYLLAAAATRGSITLREVRPDHLDALLDKLHQAGHRLVVGPDWIRFAATPEPAPFSVEAREYPGFPTDLQPIVTAYLATVPGQSAVSDRVYPDRFTHVGELARMGAELYLRDRTLLVHGRRLHGAQVKALDIRAGGALVVAALSAEGTTEIEGVYFLERGYEHLEERLKALGARVSTAEMVLAQAAD
- a CDS encoding transcriptional regulator, with the protein product MPKKEKKRLQVVISEEQDALLTRAAYALSSPERLVSKSEVVRLAIAKIVQELEQGKEELAELLKRLEPEEETS